Sequence from the Candidatus Delongbacteria bacterium genome:
GCCACGGTGAACAGTGTGTCACGGGAATTCATCTCCCAGTAGCGCGCCATCTTGATCGCGCCCAGCACATTGGCGATGCCCGAGATGCCCAGGTTGTCCAGCTGGCTCACCACGGTGGGGTCCACGCCCTGCTCGATCAGGCGTGCCTTGCCCGCGGGTTCGTTGAAGAGGCGCAGCAGACGCATCACGTGCTCGTCGCGCAGATCCACCACCATGTCGGTGTTCTTCATGTTGTGCACCCAGGGCACATGCTTGTCGCCGATGCCTTCGATGCGGTGCGCGCCGAAGCCATTCAGCAACAGGGTCGGACATTCGAGCGCTTCGCCCGCGCCGATCTTGATCAGCGGAAAGCGCGTGCGCAGGTAATCGCCGCTGCCCAGGGTTCCCGCGGAGCCCTGGGTGAGGAACAGGCCGCTGAAGCGGTCGCCGGGCTGGCTGGTGGTCTGGAAGACTTCTTCCATCGCGGGCCCCGTGACCCAGTAGTGCCACATGGGGTTGCCGAACTCGGCGAACTGGTTCAGCACCACGATCGAGTCCCCGTGGCGGGCCTTGAGCTCGTGGACCTTGTCGTAGATCTCCTTGACGTTGCTCTCGCCACCCGGAGTACGGATCACCTCGGCGCCCACTTCCTCGAGCCACTCGAAACGCTCGCGCGACATCTCGTCGGGCAGCACCGCGATGGAGGGACAGCCCAGCAGGCGCGAATTGAAGGCCCCTCCGCGGCAGTAGTTGCCCGTGGAGGG
This genomic interval carries:
- a CDS encoding pyridoxal-phosphate dependent enzyme — translated: MNRDKVLAATVARCREQNILIPTYRQMAHPELMPAGVHEELKQIGLWDINPRNLFRISWKNEPVPSGGGHGGVNHMVLPPELTGVPARIVVLLGRWFPTGAHKVGATFGPLVEKLVSGDFDPTTQKALWPSTGNYCRGGAFNSRLLGCPSIAVLPDEMSRERFEWLEEVGAEVIRTPGGESNVKEIYDKVHELKARHGDSIVVLNQFAEFGNPMWHYWVTGPAMEEVFQTTSQPGDRFSGLFLTQGSAGTLGSGDYLRTRFPLIKIGAGEALECPTLLLNGFGAHRIEGIGDKHVPWVHNMKNTDMVVDLRDEHVMRLLRLFNEPAGKARLIEQGVDPTVVSQLDNLGISGIANVLGAIKMARYWEMNSRDTLFTVATDSLDMYRSRLAEMNDERGEYTPTQAAVDFEHCLLDTGVDHLLELSWQDRKRMHNLKYFTWVEQQGKTATELNAQWTQDDYWEQQYSRVEEWDEKIRAFNERTGMAARYQ